The nucleotide window TAAAATCAGGCGAGCATAATTTTGACGCTATTCTAATAGACATTGAGATGCCTAGAATGGATGGATACACCCTAGCAGGTGAGATACGTAAATACTCAAAATATCGTAACCTGCCACTAATTGCCGTAACCTCAAGAACGAGTAAAACAGACAGGCTGCGTGGCGTGGAAGTGGGTATGACTGAGTATATCACTAAGCCTTACTCAGCCGAGTATCTTGAAAATGTAGTACGTAAAAACATAAAACTAAACTAAGGTTGCAAGAATGAATGATAAATTAAATCAAGTATTGCAAAAGCAAAAAAAGCAGATAGAAGAGCCAAACGTAACCAATAGCGAAGACATAGTGCAGCTTGTGGGCTTTGTAGTGGGTGAGGAGGAGTATGCTATACCTATTTTAAATATACAAGAGATAATCAAGCCTATCGAATTTACCAGAGTACCGAGCGTACCTGATTATGTTCTTGGCGTGTTTAATCTGCGTGGAAATGTCATACCACTAATCGACCTTAGAAAGCGTTTTAGTCTAAGCGCTGGCAAACAGACCTCAAGCACTCGCTATATCGTGATGAAAGAGGGTGATAATATCGCAGGCTTTGTCATAGACCGCCTGACCGAAGCTATCCGCATAAATAGAAATAGGATTGATCCGCCACCAGAGACTCTGGTAAAGGATAAAGGCATGATTTATGGTATCGGCAAAAGAGATCAAAATATCCTCACTATATTAAAAGTCGAGGCGCTTTTAAAGAGAGATTTTTAAGGGCAGAGATTGATAAAGCTTTGTATTTTTGACTTTGACTCGACGCTGATGGATGGTGAGACTATAAATTCTTTAGCTAAAGCTTATGGCGTTGAGAGCAAAGTCTCTGATATAACGCACCGCGCTATGGCTGGAGAGCTTGATTTTTTTGACGCATTAAGGCAGCGAGTGGAGCTTTTAAGAGGTATGAGCCTTGGTTTAGCTAAGGAAGTTTGTGAAAACCTTCCCTTTATTACTGGCGCAAAAGAGCTTATAGATAGCTTAAAAAGTCATGGTGTAAAAGTCGTCGTCTTTAGCGGTGGCTTTCATCTAGCTACGGATGCTGCGCAGGCTAAGCTAGGCTTTGATGAGAGCTACGCTAATATCCTGCACCATAAGGATGGCGTACTAAGCGGGCTGGTGGGCGGCGAGATGATGTTTGGTTTTTCTAAGGGGGATATGACCCAAAGACTACAAAGGCTTTTAAATATTAGCAAAGACCAAACAGCCACAGTAGGAGATGGAGCTAATGACATCTCTATGTTTAAACATGCTAGTTTGGGTGTGGCATTTTGCGCTAAAGACGCCTTAAAGCCCCACGCAACGCATATTGTAGATACAAAAGACCTACGAGAATTAATAAATTTAATAAGGTAAAAAATGGGTAAATTTTCACTTTGGTGCGATTTTATTGAGCGTGATTTTGTGGCTGGTGAGTTTTTAGATATGGTGCGAAACGGCGATGTAAATGGCGCTACTTCAAACCCAGCTATCTTTAACTCAGCCTTTAAATCAAGTGCTTATAAACTACAAGCCGATAAAATGACAGATAAAAGCGAAAAGCAAAAGTACGAGACCTTGGCCTGCGAGGATATAAAGGCTGCGGCTAGGGCTTTGATATTAAATTATGAAAATGGCGATGATGGCTTTGTGAGCATAGAAGTCGATCCAAATTTATCAAACGACACAGCCGCTACAGTGGCTGAGGGTAAGCGTCTGTACGCACAGATAGCAATGCCAAACGTGATGATAAAAGTCCCAGCCACACAGGCAGGCTATGAGGCTATGAGCGAGCTAATAGCAAGCGGCATAAGCGTCAATGCCACGCTTATTTTCTCGCCAGATCAGGCTGCATCGTGTGCGGCGGCTTTTAGAGCTGGAAGCGATAAATTTAAAGCGGCAAATCCAGATAAGCCCCTGCCACAGGGCGTCATTAGCATATTTGTAAGCCGCTTTGATAGGCTGCTTGATGAGTGTTTAGCAAAGCAGGGGTTAAAGACTTCAAAATTTGGCATAGCAAACGCAAGCAAAATTTACAAGCAAATAATTGCCCAAAACCTGCCAAATGTGCGAGCGCTTTTTGCTAGCACTGGGGTAAAGGGCGGGGAGCTATCGCCTAGCTATTATGTTAGCGAGCTAATGTATGAAAACGCCATAAATACCGCTCCGCTTGAGACGATAAAGGCATTTTTGGCTAGCAATTCAAGCATAAAAGAGCCTATGAGCGATACTGAGATTGAGCTTGCTTTTGAGAGTGTGAGGCTGGCTGGATTTGAGCTAAAAAGCGTGTATGATAGACTTCTTAGCGAAGGGCTAGAAGCCTTTGAAAAGGCCTTTGCTGATATGCTGGCCGCACTAAAATAAAGCTTAAATTTATAAATTTTTAGATAAAATCAGCACCTATTTTTTTATAAAGGACAGAAATGTTAGAAGGTATCGTTAGAGAGAGTATCGGTAAAAAGTCTGCTAAGGCTTTAAGACGAGATGGTTATCTAATTGCGAATATTTACGCAAAGGGCGTAGAAAATATCGCTTGTGCGTTTAAAGTCAATGACTTTATCAAAGAAGTTCGCAAAAAAGAGACCCTTGCATTTGACGTAAGCGTAGGTGGCAAGACCTATA belongs to Campylobacter sp. 19-13652 and includes:
- the serB gene encoding phosphoserine phosphatase SerB, with the protein product MIKLCIFDFDSTLMDGETINSLAKAYGVESKVSDITHRAMAGELDFFDALRQRVELLRGMSLGLAKEVCENLPFITGAKELIDSLKSHGVKVVVFSGGFHLATDAAQAKLGFDESYANILHHKDGVLSGLVGGEMMFGFSKGDMTQRLQRLLNISKDQTATVGDGANDISMFKHASLGVAFCAKDALKPHATHIVDTKDLRELINLIR
- a CDS encoding transaldolase, with the protein product MGKFSLWCDFIERDFVAGEFLDMVRNGDVNGATSNPAIFNSAFKSSAYKLQADKMTDKSEKQKYETLACEDIKAAARALILNYENGDDGFVSIEVDPNLSNDTAATVAEGKRLYAQIAMPNVMIKVPATQAGYEAMSELIASGISVNATLIFSPDQAASCAAAFRAGSDKFKAANPDKPLPQGVISIFVSRFDRLLDECLAKQGLKTSKFGIANASKIYKQIIAQNLPNVRALFASTGVKGGELSPSYYVSELMYENAINTAPLETIKAFLASNSSIKEPMSDTEIELAFESVRLAGFELKSVYDRLLSEGLEAFEKAFADMLAALK
- a CDS encoding chemotaxis protein CheW, whose amino-acid sequence is MNDKLNQVLQKQKKQIEEPNVTNSEDIVQLVGFVVGEEEYAIPILNIQEIIKPIEFTRVPSVPDYVLGVFNLRGNVIPLIDLRKRFSLSAGKQTSSTRYIVMKEGDNIAGFVIDRLTEAIRINRNRIDPPPETLVKDKGMIYGIGKRDQNILTILKVEALLKRDF